The DNA sequence agtaatatatatatatatatatgtaaattttacatggcccaaatatataaaaaataaaatatataatcatataaataaatataaaaataatatttaaaaaaacaaataaatataattttatattagaaatttttttttaattgaatccaattaatttcttgactaaaaaaatcatttttttttctcttttatctccGAAGGCGCCGACGCAATGTTGTTAAAAATAGGGACATACAGTCAAGCAAGGAATCGACCTCAGGTGTCTCCCGTGGAAGTAATACAAATATACCACTAGACCAATAGGGTGATGAAATCCTGATGTATAAGCTACTAATATATCCTCTTTAATCCACGGCTGAAACAAAGACCCCACACACGTTTGCAGCTGGCAAATTTAGTTCGACCTTACATTCCTAAAAAGGAGGATCGTCTTTTCCTATAAAGTATTTACACTCAAGCAAATCGATAGCTAGAAATGACATCCATCCCCACCCAAATCCAtttcaatccttttttttttcctattaatGCCTATTTTTATCCCCTATTTAGtattaccaaaaaataaaaataataacacaACCATACaatctcaaaataaaaataaacacgAAAAACAGCCTTTTCACCCCCCAATAAGCAATTAAAAGGAGGAAGTTATATTTTTCGTTACTTTTTCCTGTACGATGGGTTCGAAGACAATCTTACACGCAGCAATGCAGAGAGACTATCGTCTTGATGATGGCAATGCAGCTCAACATTCATAAAATCCACCTGATCATTAGATATAGcgaaaagggggagaagaatcaaGGCAAAAACAAACGCAGGCAATTGTAATATAAATACCGCCATCAGATTGTGCAACAAGAACAAGTATTTGCAGAAGTCGAGAGGAGACAGTTTGCCTGGTCTCCTGGAAGCCTCACTGCAACAAAGTCAACATGGCAATCCAACTTCACCAGGGATGGAGGTCCCAAATATTCCACCTTTCTCAATCTCAGACGACAAATGTACGCGACGGCGGACGACGGGATACTCGGACTACCAGATATCTTTCTGAGCGCTATGGCTAAATGAAATAAGAGGCTCCTGTGCATTAAGTTATTTTAAACTATTACACTGAAAAAGCATATTCTAAAAATATGCACAAGCTATGCTACAATTGAGAAAGATAAATGAGGGCCATTCAGAAACTCTATGGATCGCAAATCCTTCTGTACAATCATATTTGTAAAAGAAACTGCTAACAAGACCATCTCACAAAAAAATTGCCAAGTGAAGGTGGTCCGCATTCtccatctattaaagaaagaaataagaCCAGTTTCATGGGGGAAACAACGCTATGCACTTAGATAACATGTCACCTTTTTATGTGGGGAATCCATGTGAAACCTCGAAGAACAATGATTGTCCACAAAGCATCTGACATCTGTAAGGAGAAGAGCGGTCATAACTGTAGGAAAAGAGTACATGAAAATTACATCTATCTTATGTGTAGCATGCGGAAGACAGTATTAATAGTGTGTGGGCAAAACCTTGAAGTAGAGTTGGAATTTGTTTcttctttcacaaatcatattagtTCAATTTTCTGTTTTTATAGCATAGCACCTTTGTTCACTAATCATGGTTCCTGTAATAAAAATGTACCAATACATATCCAAGATCAAATCAATACCAGACAACAGGGACTCCAGCAAGGCAACATCCACCACCCTACCACTCGTAAACCCCACCTCTTCCTTGACTGGGTTATGTATAGTATAACCCcatctcacaaaaaaaaaaagatctgttTCTCCCTGCCCCACCCTGACGTGAAAAGGTCATGGAAATACACATACATATCACTTATTAAAGAACATTACTTATTTGAATAGACAGTGCTGATATTTTCACGTCAGGTTTGGCTCACGGGAAGGATACGCATAACGTCCCCACCCTGTGTTTCAGTGGGCTTTTGTAAATTATATCCCAAGTCCACAACATTTCCTACTAGCTCGATCCGGCCAGACCGGTCAGGTGCACCACATGTTTGGATTGAAATTGCCACACCTACCAGATGTTTCATATAAAATGCATGCCATAAAATTTAAGAATTGCCATACTATGAAATAACCATTGGacaaaaatatgataaaaacCACAAAGGCAAAACATAGTGCTGATATATTCATGTTCTAGTTGGGATGTCTGAGTCATTTATTAGCTAATTATTCTTGGTATTTCTTGAAGGTCAAGTGTGAGTGTgtgcacgcacacacacacacatatagcaGCTCATGAATGTCTTGATGAAGGCTTCATGTTTTCTTCTTATATTCAGCAATAAATATGTTTAAagtgaattttttttatcacaaggCGTAATAATATAGTAAAAATAAGTAAACTTGGAAAGCAAATAGGATTAGTTATCATAATGCgcatccagaaaaaaaaaaaaaatagaataacGTAAAAAAATCAACATGAACTTCAACATGCACTGACATGGTCTTTATCAGAGTGCCCATCCAAAGAAGATATAGATTGACatcaaacaatcaatataaaaagTGATTTTAAGCATCACATTAGAAATTTTTCATTTTTCATGATAGTGTGCACTGAGTTAAACACAGTtgtatttatcaaacattttccCATCAACCTGGTCTGGGGAAAAATAATGTTATATAAGCAGAAAATCCAAATGAAAGCATGGAACAATcttattggctctcgtggaggccCAAGAGTTGAACCATAGGAATGCAATAAGGCTACCTAATTATTGCACCACATGTGGCATTCATCCACCTGTGAAATACAATAAGCCTCAGAAGCATCTGGCATCCTTGAGCTTATTCAACTCCCATTACATCCTCTTACAATCAATCATTAAGATATTTACCAACCACCAGAACCATGCACTAGTAGTTTGGTAATCCAGACCAACCTTTTAAAAAATGTTTGTTTGAAACAATTGTGGCCCCTTTAGAATGATGTCAAGAGGCACTCAAGCTCGCTTATGTGCACGGGTAAGGCGAGGCGATTGCTAAGCGCCTTGCCATGAACCCATGCAAGGCAATTGGTCCAGGCGATTGCTAAGCGCCTTGCCATGAACCCATGCAAGGCAATTGGTCCAGGTGGCACCTAAGTGGTTGCCTGAGGCCTGGCGCTAGCATCACATGCGCTCGCCTAGCCCAACCCAAGTGCTCACTAGCCAAGCATGCTATAATCAAGCTCAGATCAAGAAAATCAATACAATTGAGCCTAATcatagttgatgaattggttcaaTTAAACAAATACATCAAGTTAACAGCTCTCCAAATATCccgcccccctcctcctcctcctcctcctctaaatTGTGAAAGAAAAAAACCCCTAGATTCTTTGTCGCCACTGTGACATCGTCACCTTTGACTTTTTTCCACTTTTCTCCGACCATCTAGTGATGCCACTATGATTTTCGCATACGACCACCCcttcaccttttatagctcttttcaAATCATTGTCTCGCACCCACTGTCATTTTCGTCATGATTTTCACTTTCAACCACCTCCATTTTTACCTCCAATTACTATTCAACGACTGACGACCACTATCATCATCCTTGTTTCTACCATCGTGAATTTTGTTTGATTGGCTCCGTCGGTTCTTCTTCGACCACCTTCAGCCGCAATATCATTTATTACAGCCTCAACTTGCCATGCCCTATCCACACTTGTACTGTCCAAAGAAAAAATTCATCCCAATATTGCATACGTAATTAAAATATATGTATTATTATATATTCTCAATTTTTATGTACATCACAGTGAGATGGACAAACCAGGATCAGTGTTGCAGATGATGATGGTATAATATTTCCTAAACCAAAAGGGGGATAGAGCTATTTTTTTGAGTGGTGAGCTGGGAACAATTTGAGTGAACCTGCCCCACCTCACTCTAATACTCTCCCTAGTTCTACATGCATAAGGCTTGTTTAAATGGCCAAGGTTGTACTTGAGAGGATCTTAGAAGTAAAACAACATAAGCAACAGACATGGGACACCACACAATAACAATAGAGGTCTTAAACCCTTTTACATTATTCCTGGAAACATACATGTTCCATAATCAATTATTGTTTTAGTTGTTTACTTTGGTTCATGATGATATATTATACTTTTATCACcaacttctagatgttcaattatATGACAAATCAATTTCTCATGTGAAATTATATTATTCCAAAGCTCATAAATCTTGTAGTGTGCACACATTTATCATGATAAGTTATTACTATAAGCAGTCATATGGTTCTAATAatgttatgatatttttcttacataTGTACACTTAAAAGGTCAAGCCATATGTTCCAAAACTATTAGCTCtttatttgataaaaactatCCCAAGGGCCATCTTGTTAACAAAAACCAAAGGAATGATCGACTATCAAAAGCTGTTCAAAAGCATATAGTCCTTTCTCTTACATAATTTGAGTTATGTGTGTCCATTTTCGCACATTGTAAAATAATCATTAGATAGAAATATACCAAAGCAAGAATAAACCCTGTTTAACTAAAGATCAATCTGTATATCTAAATATAATTTGGCCCTCTTGTTGCCCCTTGCAAACCAAAGATTATATTAACTAAGAAGTGAAAACATAACAATCAATAAATGTCTCGACATTGACTCATGGCAAAAAGGTAGGATTCCAAGTGTGTATTTTTCTGAATTGAACACAGGTAAACTCAGAGCCATAGACAAGATGTATTTCAAGTTAATGTTACAAAAGATAGTGACAAGTGAACTGACAACGTATGGTACACTGGTTGAAATACAAGCTATGAACAACCACCTAATTCATACCTAAGTGAAATCTGTTCAATTCCCAGGCGAATGTGCAGCATCCGATTCATATGATGAGGAGCTTTCAGTATCAGAATCTGCAAAAAGTCAATGTCAGTTTAAAGATGcatgtatataaaataataaaacttaGCAACTTCTGTTTACACAGACccagggtgtgtgtgtgtgtatatatatatgatgaaattagTGCTCCATAATTGTCCTTACACAGATATATGATATGTTGCATAAGAATATTACCAGAATCAGAGGATCCAGAGTCACTGCTGGATCGACTGGAACCACTTGACCCACTCTCATCATTTCCATTATTTGCTCCTGCTTCTGTCAAAGGAGCAGCAACCTTATTCTGATCCACCGCTGCTCAAAATTTATTAGCATAATGTAATTAGTACGAGATGAAAATATTAACCAAAAAGATCATTATAATTCATACTCAAAAGCCATATACCATTCTTGACTTGCTCGGGCACTTCAGCAACAACTGGATAAGGATCCTATCACAAATGAAACAAAACAACAGATAAATATGATAACACGTCCAAGGAGAAATacaatacaaaaaaataaaataaattcttcATTTCTCACCTCTCCATTCAACCTTTCTCGGTTGTGGCGCTCTGCCTCAGCCCTAGCAAGCATCGCAAGCTCTGCCTTCCGTTTGTGCTTACTTAGAGTCTTCTTATAGTTAGTTACAAATCTATCAAGCTCCCAAAGTGTTTCTGCATCTACACAATCTATGTCCACCTCAATCTCGTCATCATGTAGGTTCAAAACAGAGTTCCTCTTCTTAATAATTTGTACAACAGTTTCCAGCTTCTCTGGTGGCAGGCTCTCCAAATGACGTCTCAATGTCTGCTTCTCCCGGAATGTCATGTCCCGCTTGTTTATGTCATTAGCCTTGGGTTTCTTCAGAGCTGTAGGCCGGCCAAAATGCTGGGTCTGGTTTTGTTCGGGCCTCATATCAATCTCCATGGGTTGCACCACAGGCCTCATATCGATCTCCATGGGTTGCACAGTGGAGCTCGACATCTCAAGAGTTCTCATATCCAAAGAGGGGGGGTTTCTCATACTGAACAAATGTAGCTGATGCAAATGCTCAGTGAACTCTGTCTCGATCAGTGACCATCTCTCCTCAAAGACGTTGAGGAGCTGCTCAGCCATAACGTGCACATCCTGCCCCTTGGGATTGTACAACATGGCGTTCTGGAATGTACGTCTAATATCTGCTGCAAATTCCAAGGGAGACTCGTAGAAATTACTGGCAACGCGGGATTGCACGGTGCCAAGGTCCATTGGGTGCTTTATGATGGAGAAGTAATCATAGAGACCGAGACCCTCGACGTCCACTGGCTTATTGAATACCCATCCAAAATTGTGCTTCATGAGCTTATCGAGCAGTGTTCGGCAGCTCCTGAAGGCATTCGCATAAATTTTCTTGTTGGCTGATGCCCTATAATCTGATTCCACGGTCGAGTGCTTCCTGCTTTTGCTGGACTTGGACTTCTTCTGAGATACTGAaggaggaaacttctccttcccCAGAATGAAATCCGAGCTACGGAAGTACTGATTCGCCTTGGGCGTTCTCTTCTCCCTTTCTATCGTGGAAGTACCAAGGCTGTTCCTGGAACCGACACCAGGTGGCACCAAGATGTTGAGCTGGGGACGTAATGGGGCAGGGGTGGCAGAAATGGCCTCGGAAAACACCGATTCTCTCTTACTCGCCACCGGAGTGTTGACATGATTTACCGAGAGTTGAGAAGGAGCAGCACCGACGCCGCTGCCTCCGCCGCCAGCAGAGGGGATGGCGGAGAGCTGGTGCTCACGGGTCTCAAGCCTCTTGAGGAGGTCCCTCACCTGATCCAGCTGGGCGGTGAGCATCCGGCGTAGGTCACGGGCCTCCCCTTGCGACCGCTTGGCGTCCTCAACCGCAACGTGGCCGTTCTGCTGGTGGGGAGCAGAGCCCTTGGGGTCGGGCGTGGCCTCCGGCTCGTGGCGGTTCAGGCTCGAGGCCTCGTTGCCCGAAGAGGCCGAGCGTTGGAACTGGTGACGCTCCGGCGGAGAAGGGGGCGGCGGAGGCGGTTGCTGAAGGGAGGAGTCAACGTCGCCGGTGGTGGTagtggtggctagggtttcccgGGAGGAGGGCTGGGGGTTCTGGGCGTCGGCCGCAGGGGGGTTCTTACCGCGACGCCTGCGGCTGTATACCTTTAACTCCGGCGTCCGTCGGGTCTCACTGATGCCATCGCCGtcgtcggcggcggcggcagcggcagcggggccCGAAGCCATGCATGAAACGGACGCAGAGAGGGCGGCGGCTCGGGTTTGAGAGGGTAAACCCTGAATCGAATCAGGACGAGTAGGACGAAACGCGCGAAGCGAAGCGAGTGAGGAGTTTGGAGACGatgaaaaccctaaccctaacgacGCGATCTTGCTCCCCGTCGCTCGCTCTCTGCGGAACAATAACGGGATCGAGGAAGAGGATGCGGTGTTTGGGTCGGTTCAAAGGGTTCCTACCCATGTCTCGCTACCCCTTTCATTGCCACGTCGCAATTGGATACGGCCGCGGACCCGATACCGAGCCCGCCCTCCTTCCAATCACACGTCAGGTAACTATGGTAATATCTTCCATCCGGACATGGTGGATTAGTGCCGCTCGTGGGATTCCCTGTCTATCCCGGATTAGGGAACCGAATACTGCACCAAAAATAGTGACGTCAGAATCCTTAATGAAGTCAAATATGTGCTGCCATTCGAGAAATGCCGTGTAGCCCGAATGACGATATGTAGGACATCACAGATTATGGGGGTCTCCACTTAAGTAAGGCGGCGAGCGAGTCGATGAGGGGGAAAGCAGGCGTTCTGGTTGGGTGGGACCCGAGGCACCGGTTTCAATGTGCATAACTTTGACCGATGGTTCCAACAGTGACGTGGCCTTAAATAactcatttttttaatttaaaaaatatatttcaacaaTTGACTATTTATGTATTATTTCGATAATTAGCTacgtataaaaattatattaagatccttataattataaaaataagatatttaattttatttcttctcatattatttaatttatttaaaaactataaaatttattattaagcATATATTGATTGTCTCTCACTTCGATTTATTACTGATCACGTATAGTATTTGTATGAATAGAATcgatgatataaaaaaaaataaaattaaatattttatttttataatataaaaatattaatataatttttaaaaatatatagattaaaatactaaaatcaatt is a window from the Musa acuminata AAA Group cultivar baxijiao chromosome BXJ2-1, Cavendish_Baxijiao_AAA, whole genome shotgun sequence genome containing:
- the LOC135598349 gene encoding transcription factor GTE4-like, with the protein product MASGPAAAAAAADDGDGISETRRTPELKVYSRRRRGKNPPAADAQNPQPSSRETLATTTTTGDVDSSLQQPPPPPPSPPERHQFQRSASSGNEASSLNRHEPEATPDPKGSAPHQQNGHVAVEDAKRSQGEARDLRRMLTAQLDQVRDLLKRLETREHQLSAIPSAGGGGSGVGAAPSQLSVNHVNTPVASKRESVFSEAISATPAPLRPQLNILVPPGVGSRNSLGTSTIEREKRTPKANQYFRSSDFILGKEKFPPSVSQKKSKSSKSRKHSTVESDYRASANKKIYANAFRSCRTLLDKLMKHNFGWVFNKPVDVEGLGLYDYFSIIKHPMDLGTVQSRVASNFYESPLEFAADIRRTFQNAMLYNPKGQDVHVMAEQLLNVFEERWSLIETEFTEHLHQLHLFSMRNPPSLDMRTLEMSSSTVQPMEIDMRPVVQPMEIDMRPEQNQTQHFGRPTALKKPKANDINKRDMTFREKQTLRRHLESLPPEKLETVVQIIKKRNSVLNLHDDEIEVDIDCVDAETLWELDRFVTNYKKTLSKHKRKAELAMLARAEAERHNRERLNGEDPYPVVAEVPEQVKNAVDQNKVAAPLTEAGANNGNDESGSSGSSRSSSDSGSSDSDSDTESSSSYESDAAHSPGN